One genomic region from Streptomyces sp. Li-HN-5-11 encodes:
- a CDS encoding LLM class flavin-dependent oxidoreductase, which yields MTGLGVVFRPQLPPERLRSIARLADDTGIEELWLWEDCFLEGGISTAAAALAWSERVRVGVGLLPVPLRNVAITAMEAATLHRLFPGRAMLGVGHGVQRWMAQVGARAESPMTLLSEHLAALRALLNGQRVTTEGRYVRLDDVALDWPPQGPVELLAGATGPRTLRLSGEAADGTILTCQTPPQEVSRARRLIDEGRASAGRTDPHRIVVYLLTATGPDAAAHLHAELVSGGLESVPNLGVAGDAATVAKAVQLLAESGADTVVLQPTADEPDPEGFVRFAAEQVRPLVP from the coding sequence ATGACTGGACTCGGCGTTGTCTTCCGTCCCCAACTCCCGCCCGAGCGGCTGCGGTCGATCGCCCGTCTCGCCGACGACACCGGTATCGAGGAACTGTGGCTGTGGGAGGACTGCTTCCTGGAGGGCGGGATCTCGACGGCGGCGGCCGCGCTCGCCTGGTCCGAGCGGGTACGGGTCGGGGTGGGCCTGCTGCCCGTGCCGCTGCGCAACGTCGCCATCACCGCCATGGAGGCCGCCACCCTGCACCGGCTCTTCCCCGGGCGCGCGATGCTCGGTGTCGGACACGGCGTTCAGCGGTGGATGGCGCAGGTCGGGGCACGGGCCGAGTCCCCGATGACGTTGCTGAGCGAGCACCTCGCCGCCCTGCGGGCCCTGCTGAACGGGCAGCGGGTCACGACGGAGGGCCGCTACGTCCGGCTGGACGACGTCGCTCTCGACTGGCCGCCGCAGGGCCCGGTCGAGCTCCTGGCCGGCGCCACCGGCCCCCGCACGCTGCGGCTGTCCGGCGAGGCGGCCGACGGCACGATCCTCACCTGCCAGACGCCGCCGCAGGAGGTGAGCCGGGCCCGCCGGCTCATCGACGAGGGGCGCGCGTCGGCGGGCCGGACCGACCCGCACAGGATCGTCGTCTACCTCCTGACCGCCACCGGGCCGGACGCCGCGGCCCACCTGCACGCCGAACTGGTCTCCGGCGGACTGGAGTCGGTACCGAACCTGGGTGTCGCCGGTGACGCCGCCACCGTCGCCAAGGCCGTCCAGCTCCTCGCCGAGTCCGGCGCCGACACCGTGGTCCTGCAGCCGACGGCGGACGAACCGGACCCCGAGGGATTCGTACGGTTCGCAGCGGAGCAGGTTCGTCCACTGGTCCCTTAG
- a CDS encoding beta-galactosidase — MRSNRIGSEAARPGRRGWWRAVLASAATVALAAGVTAPAVAKDAGGPAPAAAPAAGRQAHTVSLDGYSFLVDGKRTYLWSGEFHYFRLPSPDLWRDIFQKMKAAGFNSTSLYFDWGYHSPKPGVYDFSGVRDVDKLLDMAQEAGLYVIARPAPYINAEVDSGGLPGWMTTTAGHNRSDDPQFLKYADEWLTQIDRIIARHQLTNGTGSVIAYQVENEYYNGSAAGRSYMKHLEDKARADGITVPLTGNNNGTFNSGAGALDVDGPDSYPQGFDCSNPTKWNGVPDISYDHPAGKPLYSPEFQGGAFDPWGGPGYDKCAQLINDQFANVFYKQNIAVGATAQSFYMTYGGTNWGWLGMPENYTSYDYGAAIRENRQLDPKYYEDKLIGYFTQSVAPLTKTDAIRATPPDDSAVVDTARMNPDSRTQFHVLRHGNSTSTAVDKTHISLDFNAQPAADTTYTWDDPDSALQYTGSWSHVANQSYTGGDYQHTESFSNKAGDSVTIPFDGTAIRWIGSKTNNHGYADVYLDGTRVATVDDSGGENQAVVFQKTGLTAGSHTLKIVVDGSHGSGSTDNYVAIDAIDVPTGTAASEPTYPVVPQQPGTAITLDGRDSHVVVANYRLGDAQLQYSTSEIMTNAAIGNRDVAVLYGDSGSDGETVLRYSSKPTVTIDGGTATTTWDAATGDLRLNYTHKGLIRVSVSGGGKRPLLLLVGDKDTAKTFWRQDTATGPVLVRGTHLLRTATSRDGGRTLALTGDNADDRNIEVFTSAAHVTWNGRALHTRVTGTGSLTGQIPVAAPVHLPALTNWKHAEESPEAAPAFDDSSWQVADRTTTNSVSGVNSLPVLYADDYGFHTGNTWYRGRFRATGKETGIHLVSDSGGKAQAFSAWLNGTFLGSSTTGSADFTFPAGSVKQKGDNVISVLTVNMGHEEDYNSTNGNKTARGLTSASLVGAPLTTVTWRLQGVRGGEDLKDTVRGPLSTGGLYGERAGWSLPGYPDGTWKRVTLPTTDTRPGVSWYRTDVNLDLPRGQDTSLGLTFSDDPSRKYRATIFVNGWQVGNYVNYLGPQHTFPVPNGILNPNGRNSIAIAVWNLDGSTGGLGKVSLTDYGSYASSLRVAQNDSPRYDPRTYAMPKRPGTEVALDVPDTAQSGQAFTAQATVRVPKDRSSASRLTASLSAPDGWSVIAVGPTSVERLRPGGSAVFTWKVQPPAGQLPSASALTATVHYRQDGRQASNADERIVGGVPPAPPAGKNAVSDLPFLSSTNGWGPVERDSSVGEQAAGDGRPISIAGVGYPKGLGTNSVSDVELYLAGKCSRFTADVGVDDETGGGGTVTFSVIADGKALVTTPTIKGKQSAVPIDVDVTGAQVVDLVVGDGGDGNGADHGDWAVPTLTCA, encoded by the coding sequence GTGCGGAGTAATCGGATCGGTTCAGAGGCTGCGAGACCCGGACGCCGTGGGTGGTGGAGGGCGGTCCTCGCGTCGGCCGCGACCGTCGCCCTGGCCGCGGGCGTGACCGCGCCCGCCGTGGCGAAGGACGCGGGCGGGCCCGCCCCCGCCGCCGCGCCTGCCGCCGGCAGGCAGGCGCACACGGTGAGTCTCGACGGCTACTCGTTCCTCGTCGACGGCAAGCGGACCTACCTGTGGTCCGGCGAGTTCCACTACTTCCGGCTCCCGAGTCCGGACCTGTGGCGCGACATCTTCCAGAAGATGAAGGCCGCCGGGTTCAACTCCACGTCGTTGTACTTCGACTGGGGGTACCACTCGCCGAAGCCGGGTGTGTACGACTTCAGCGGTGTGCGTGACGTCGACAAGCTGCTCGACATGGCCCAGGAGGCCGGGCTGTACGTCATCGCGCGCCCGGCGCCGTACATCAACGCGGAGGTCGACAGCGGCGGCCTGCCCGGCTGGATGACCACAACGGCCGGACACAACCGCAGTGACGACCCGCAGTTCCTGAAGTACGCGGACGAGTGGCTGACGCAGATCGACCGGATCATCGCCCGCCACCAACTGACCAACGGCACCGGGTCGGTCATCGCCTACCAGGTCGAGAACGAGTACTACAACGGCTCGGCTGCCGGCCGGTCCTACATGAAGCACCTGGAGGACAAGGCCCGCGCCGACGGCATCACGGTGCCGCTGACCGGCAACAACAACGGCACCTTCAACTCCGGTGCGGGTGCCCTGGACGTCGACGGCCCGGACTCCTACCCGCAGGGCTTCGACTGCTCGAACCCCACGAAGTGGAACGGCGTCCCCGACATCAGCTACGACCACCCGGCCGGCAAGCCGCTGTACTCGCCGGAGTTCCAGGGCGGCGCCTTCGACCCCTGGGGCGGGCCGGGCTACGACAAGTGCGCCCAGCTGATCAACGACCAGTTCGCCAACGTGTTCTACAAGCAGAACATCGCCGTCGGCGCGACCGCGCAGAGCTTCTACATGACCTACGGCGGCACCAACTGGGGCTGGCTGGGCATGCCGGAGAACTACACGTCGTACGACTACGGCGCCGCGATCCGCGAGAACCGCCAGCTCGATCCGAAGTACTACGAGGACAAGCTGATCGGGTACTTCACCCAGTCGGTCGCCCCGCTGACCAAGACCGACGCGATCAGGGCCACGCCGCCGGACGACTCCGCGGTCGTCGACACCGCCCGGATGAACCCCGACAGCAGGACGCAGTTCCACGTCCTGCGGCACGGGAACTCCACGTCCACGGCGGTCGACAAGACGCACATCTCGCTGGACTTCAACGCCCAGCCGGCCGCGGACACCACCTACACCTGGGACGACCCCGACTCCGCGCTGCAGTACACCGGCTCGTGGTCGCACGTGGCCAACCAGAGCTACACCGGCGGCGACTACCAGCACACCGAGTCGTTCTCCAACAAGGCCGGTGACTCGGTCACCATCCCCTTCGACGGCACCGCGATCCGCTGGATCGGTTCGAAGACCAACAACCACGGCTACGCCGACGTCTACCTCGACGGCACGAGGGTGGCGACGGTCGACGACTCCGGCGGCGAGAACCAGGCCGTGGTCTTCCAGAAGACCGGTCTGACGGCCGGATCGCACACCCTGAAGATCGTCGTCGACGGCAGCCACGGCTCGGGGTCCACGGACAACTACGTGGCCATCGACGCCATCGACGTGCCGACGGGCACCGCCGCCTCGGAGCCGACCTACCCGGTCGTGCCCCAGCAGCCGGGCACCGCGATCACGCTCGACGGACGCGACTCGCACGTGGTCGTCGCGAACTACCGGCTCGGGGACGCCCAGCTGCAGTACTCGACGTCGGAGATCATGACCAACGCGGCGATCGGGAACCGGGACGTCGCGGTGCTCTACGGCGACTCGGGCAGCGACGGCGAGACCGTGCTGCGCTACTCCTCCAAGCCCACCGTGACCATCGACGGCGGCACGGCCACGACCACCTGGGACGCGGCCACCGGTGACCTGCGGCTGAACTACACCCACAAGGGCCTCATCCGCGTCAGCGTCAGCGGCGGCGGAAAGCGACCGCTGCTGCTGCTCGTCGGCGACAAGGACACGGCCAAGACCTTCTGGCGTCAGGACACGGCGACCGGCCCGGTGCTCGTGCGCGGCACCCATCTGCTGCGGACGGCGACCAGCCGGGACGGCGGCCGCACCCTGGCGCTCACCGGCGACAACGCCGATGACAGGAACATCGAGGTGTTCACCTCCGCCGCACACGTCACGTGGAACGGCCGCGCACTGCACACCCGGGTCACCGGCACGGGGAGCCTCACCGGACAGATCCCGGTCGCGGCCCCGGTACACCTGCCGGCGCTGACCAACTGGAAGCACGCCGAGGAGTCGCCCGAAGCGGCCCCCGCCTTCGACGACTCCAGCTGGCAGGTGGCCGACAGGACGACCACCAACAGCGTCTCCGGCGTCAACTCGCTGCCGGTGCTCTACGCGGACGACTACGGCTTCCACACCGGCAACACGTGGTACCGCGGCCGCTTCCGCGCCACCGGCAAGGAGACGGGCATCCACCTGGTCTCCGACTCCGGCGGAAAGGCCCAGGCGTTCTCCGCCTGGCTCAACGGCACCTTCCTGGGCAGCTCCACCACGGGCAGCGCCGACTTCACCTTCCCGGCCGGTTCGGTGAAGCAGAAGGGTGACAACGTCATCTCCGTGCTCACCGTGAACATGGGACACGAGGAGGACTACAACTCCACCAACGGCAACAAGACCGCGCGCGGCCTGACCAGCGCCTCCCTCGTCGGGGCGCCGCTGACCACGGTCACCTGGCGGCTGCAGGGCGTACGGGGCGGGGAGGACCTCAAGGACACGGTGCGCGGCCCGCTCTCGACGGGCGGTCTGTACGGCGAGCGGGCCGGCTGGTCCCTGCCCGGCTACCCGGACGGCACCTGGAAGCGGGTGACCCTGCCGACGACCGACACCCGTCCCGGCGTCTCCTGGTACCGCACCGACGTCAACCTGGACCTGCCGCGCGGTCAGGACACCTCGCTCGGGCTGACGTTCAGCGACGACCCGTCACGCAAGTACCGTGCCACGATCTTCGTGAACGGCTGGCAGGTCGGCAACTACGTCAACTACCTCGGCCCGCAGCACACCTTCCCCGTCCCCAACGGCATCCTGAACCCGAACGGCCGCAACAGCATCGCCATCGCCGTGTGGAACCTGGACGGCAGCACCGGCGGGCTCGGCAAGGTCTCGCTCACCGACTACGGCAGCTACGCCTCGTCCCTGCGCGTCGCACAGAACGACAGCCCCCGCTACGACCCCCGGACGTACGCGATGCCGAAGCGTCCGGGAACGGAGGTCGCCCTGGACGTGCCGGACACCGCCCAGTCGGGGCAGGCCTTCACGGCCCAGGCGACCGTGCGGGTGCCGAAGGACCGGTCGTCCGCTTCACGGCTGACGGCCTCACTCTCCGCACCCGACGGCTGGAGCGTGATTGCCGTCGGCCCCACGTCCGTGGAGCGCCTGCGCCCGGGCGGATCCGCCGTCTTCACCTGGAAGGTCCAGCCGCCTGCCGGTCAGCTGCCCTCCGCCTCCGCCCTCACCGCCACGGTGCACTACCGGCAGGACGGACGGCAGGCCTCCAACGCTGACGAGCGCATCGTCGGCGGGGTCCCCCCGGCTCCGCCGGCCGGGAAGAACGCCGTGAGCGACCTGCCGTTCCTGTCGTCCACCAACGGGTGGGGTCCGGTCGAGCGTGACAGCAGCGTCGGCGAGCAGGCGGCCGGGGACGGCCGTCCGATCAGCATCGCCGGTGTCGGCTACCCGAAGGGCCTGGGCACCAACTCGGTCAGCGACGTCGAGCTCTACCTCGCCGGAAAGTGCTCGCGGTTCACGGCGGACGTCGGTGTCGACGACGAGACGGGCGGCGGGGGAACGGTGACGTTCTCCGTGATCGCCGACGGCAAGGCCTTGGTCACGACACCGACGATCAAGGGCAAACAGTCCGCGGTGCCGATCGACGTCGACGTCACCGGCGCTCAGGTGGTCGATCTCGTGGTCGGCGACGGCGGCGACGGCAACGGAGCCGACCACGGCGACTGGGCCGTACCGACGCTGACGTGCGCCTAG
- a CDS encoding prepilin peptidase, producing the protein MRLLLIVVAALWGAGAGSLLPRAAHRFSVGEEEPWRGVCPGGHPITGMLGGWVGPARCTSEAAGCGPYGPGTPAVTTVTAVVCAALAAATGPRPEAVVWLLVAPFGVLLALVDHRVHRLPDLLTLPLAAATAALLGLAALLPAAAGSWPTALLGGLALGAAYFVLFLLNPAGMGFGDVKLALALGAALGWYGWPVLIAGGFAGLVYGAVYGLALVVLGRARRGSAIPLGPFMLGGALTGLLLGAFTAA; encoded by the coding sequence GTGCGCCTACTACTGATCGTCGTCGCCGCCCTGTGGGGCGCCGGGGCCGGATCGCTGCTGCCCCGCGCCGCCCACCGGTTCTCGGTCGGCGAAGAGGAGCCCTGGCGCGGGGTGTGTCCCGGTGGGCATCCGATCACGGGGATGCTCGGCGGCTGGGTGGGCCCGGCCCGCTGCACGTCCGAGGCGGCGGGGTGCGGGCCGTACGGGCCCGGCACCCCCGCCGTGACCACGGTCACCGCCGTCGTCTGCGCCGCGCTCGCCGCGGCCACCGGTCCGCGCCCCGAAGCAGTCGTCTGGCTGCTCGTCGCACCGTTCGGGGTCCTGCTCGCGCTCGTCGACCACCGCGTGCACCGGCTCCCGGACCTCCTCACGCTCCCGCTCGCCGCCGCGACCGCCGCGCTGCTCGGTCTCGCCGCCCTCCTGCCCGCCGCCGCGGGTTCCTGGCCGACCGCCCTGCTCGGTGGACTCGCCCTCGGAGCCGCGTACTTCGTCCTCTTCCTCCTCAACCCGGCCGGCATGGGCTTCGGTGACGTCAAACTCGCCCTCGCACTCGGCGCGGCCCTCGGCTGGTACGGCTGGCCCGTGCTGATCGCGGGCGGCTTCGCCGGGCTCGTCTACGGCGCCGTCTACGGCCTGGCCCTGGTGGTGCTGGGCCGGGCGCGGCGCGGTTCGGCGATTCCGCTCGGGCCGTTCATGCTCGGCGGGGCGCTCACGGGGCTGCTGCTGGGGGCGTTCACGGCGGCGTGA
- a CDS encoding isoprenyl transferase, translating to MNLRDKLRGLLVRLYARRVEGHLDHAQVPKHIGVIMDGNRRWAKAAGSTTAQGHRAGADKIEEFLGWCSETDVEVVTLWLLSTDNFDRPQEELGPLLGIIEDVVRTLAADGRWRVHHVGTMDLLPPGMQATLKEAEETTAHVEGILVNVAIGYGGRQEIADAVRSMLLDAHDKGTSMEDLAEAVDIEMIGRHLYTKAQPDPDLVIRTSGEQRLSGFMLWQTAHSEYYFCEVFWPAFRKVDFLRALRDYAARHRRYGG from the coding sequence GTGAACCTGCGCGACAAGCTGCGCGGCCTGCTGGTCAGGCTGTACGCACGCCGGGTGGAAGGCCACCTGGACCACGCTCAGGTGCCCAAGCACATCGGCGTCATCATGGACGGCAACCGGCGCTGGGCGAAGGCCGCGGGTTCCACCACCGCCCAGGGCCACCGGGCCGGCGCGGACAAGATCGAGGAGTTCCTCGGCTGGTGCAGCGAGACGGACGTCGAGGTCGTCACCCTCTGGCTGCTGTCCACGGACAACTTCGACCGCCCCCAGGAGGAGCTCGGCCCGCTCCTCGGCATCATCGAGGACGTCGTCCGCACCCTGGCCGCCGACGGCCGCTGGCGCGTGCACCACGTCGGCACCATGGACCTGCTCCCGCCCGGCATGCAGGCCACCCTCAAGGAGGCCGAGGAGACCACCGCACACGTCGAGGGCATACTGGTCAACGTCGCCATCGGCTACGGCGGCCGCCAGGAGATCGCCGACGCCGTACGCTCCATGCTGCTCGACGCGCACGACAAGGGCACCTCCATGGAGGACCTCGCCGAGGCCGTCGACATCGAGATGATCGGCCGGCACCTCTACACCAAGGCCCAGCCCGACCCGGACCTGGTGATCCGCACCAGCGGGGAGCAGCGGCTGTCCGGATTCATGCTCTGGCAGACCGCCCACTCGGAGTACTACTTCTGCGAGGTCTTCTGGCCGGCCTTCCGCAAGGTGGACTTCCTGCGCGCCCTGCGCGACTACGCGGCCCGTCACCGCCGCTACGGCGGCTGA
- a CDS encoding methyltransferase domain-containing protein, protein MADHHLRSFEELVAEGAAVPTEGWDFSWFDGRATEARPSWGYAVSMAERLSGAHAVLDVDTGGGEVLDFALGRATRVPTLLAATEAWPPNVAKATELLRPRGVVVVACTQDAPLPFADAAFDLVVSRHPVSAPWHEIARVLAPGGAYFAQHVGANSAFEVVEYFLGPQPEASLSARHPDRERADAEAAGLEVVDVRAERLRMEFHDIAAVVHFLRKVVWMVPGFTVEAYEPRLRALHEQIEERGPFVAHSTRHLIEARKPE, encoded by the coding sequence ATGGCAGACCATCACCTCCGCTCCTTCGAGGAACTCGTCGCCGAAGGGGCCGCCGTCCCCACCGAGGGGTGGGACTTCTCCTGGTTCGACGGGAGGGCCACCGAGGCGCGGCCCTCGTGGGGGTACGCCGTGTCGATGGCCGAGCGGCTGTCCGGCGCGCACGCCGTGCTCGACGTGGACACCGGGGGAGGCGAGGTCCTCGACTTCGCACTCGGCCGCGCCACCCGTGTGCCCACGCTGCTCGCCGCCACCGAGGCGTGGCCGCCCAACGTGGCCAAGGCCACCGAACTGCTGCGCCCGCGCGGGGTCGTGGTCGTCGCCTGCACGCAGGACGCGCCACTGCCGTTCGCCGACGCGGCCTTCGACCTCGTGGTCAGCCGGCATCCCGTCAGCGCGCCCTGGCACGAGATCGCCCGTGTCCTTGCGCCCGGTGGTGCGTACTTCGCCCAGCACGTCGGGGCGAACAGCGCCTTCGAAGTCGTCGAGTACTTCCTCGGGCCCCAGCCCGAGGCGTCCCTCAGTGCCCGTCACCCCGACCGGGAACGGGCCGACGCCGAGGCGGCGGGGCTGGAGGTCGTCGACGTGCGTGCCGAACGCCTCCGGATGGAGTTCCACGACATCGCCGCGGTCGTCCACTTCCTGCGCAAGGTGGTCTGGATGGTCCCCGGCTTCACGGTCGAGGCGTACGAGCCCCGGCTCCGGGCGCTCCACGAACAGATCGAGGAGCGGGGGCCGTTCGTGGCACACAGCACCCGCCATCTGATCGAGGCCCGCAAGCCGGAGTGA
- a CDS encoding cysteine hydrolase family protein: MTTLPDRPNTALLVIDVQNGVVAGAHNRDGVIANIGVLVDKARAEGVPVVWVQHSDDQLKPGSEAWQYVPELVRLDAEPLVHKLYGDSFEDTELEALLAERGVGRLVVTGAQSDACVRSTLHGAFVRGYDVTLVGDAHTTEDLTEYGAPAPDQVVAHTNLYWRWQSAPGRRAGTVDTAEVTFAAADAG, translated from the coding sequence ATGACGACCCTGCCCGACCGGCCGAACACCGCGCTGCTCGTCATCGACGTCCAGAACGGGGTGGTGGCAGGCGCCCACAACCGCGACGGCGTGATCGCGAACATCGGCGTCCTGGTAGACAAGGCCCGCGCCGAGGGCGTGCCCGTCGTCTGGGTGCAGCACTCCGACGACCAGCTCAAGCCGGGCAGCGAGGCCTGGCAGTACGTGCCGGAGCTGGTCCGCTTGGACGCGGAGCCTCTCGTCCACAAGCTCTACGGTGACTCGTTCGAGGACACCGAACTGGAGGCGCTGCTCGCCGAGCGCGGGGTGGGCCGGCTCGTCGTCACGGGGGCCCAGAGCGACGCGTGCGTCCGCTCGACCCTCCACGGGGCCTTCGTCCGCGGGTACGACGTGACGCTGGTCGGCGACGCGCACACGACGGAGGACCTCACCGAGTACGGCGCCCCGGCCCCGGACCAGGTGGTCGCGCACACCAATCTCTACTGGCGGTGGCAGAGCGCTCCCGGACGCCGCGCGGGAACCGTCGACACGGCGGAGGTGACCTTCGCGGCGGCCGACGCGGGCTGA
- a CDS encoding DUF192 domain-containing protein codes for MGRRWRDGRGRLTVHGDAGLGGDGGSVPVTVPLELATSYRARTKGLLGRDRVDGAMLLSPAGSVHTFRMRIPIDVAYLDRHLRVLAVRTMKPGRLGLPRLRSRHVLEAEAGAMAGWGLRAGVRVVVEVRVDAE; via the coding sequence ATGGGACGGCGTTGGCGTGACGGGCGGGGCAGGCTGACGGTGCACGGCGACGCCGGCCTCGGTGGTGACGGCGGCTCCGTTCCGGTGACGGTCCCGCTGGAACTGGCGACCTCCTACCGCGCCCGCACGAAGGGCCTGCTGGGCCGTGACCGCGTGGACGGCGCGATGCTCCTCTCCCCCGCCGGCAGCGTGCACACCTTCCGCATGCGCATCCCCATCGACGTGGCCTACCTCGACCGTCACCTCCGCGTCCTCGCCGTCCGCACGATGAAACCGGGCCGCCTGGGCCTGCCCCGCCTCCGCTCCCGGCACGTACTGGAGGCCGAGGCGGGAGCGATGGCGGGGTGGGGGCTGCGGGCGGGGGTGCGGGTGGTGGTGGAGGTGCGGGTGGACGCGGAGTAG